The following coding sequences lie in one SAR202 cluster bacterium genomic window:
- a CDS encoding aldo/keto reductase has product MDYRPFGRTGRLISSIGLGTALFGREVDEDTSFRVMDYAFEKGITYFDTAQGYEGPTRVAAEVMLGRWLRSRGVRDRVFINTKIIAGGDAATIERIMLQSLERMGIERVDCVKMHLPFPKVPISETLGALTWQVKAGRASSIGCSNYNTAQLREALAASAAGGFARFEAVQVAYNLAIADRQEHLSRFEAEQEMFPLCRREEIAITTYAPLGSGFFAGAYASMDRGAIPRGSRFDLFKGHTGVYFTEQNFRILDSLREKAEAMKVPMVRLAMAWVMSNRNIATVIIGADNTAMIDNAFAAQQMRLAPALRAEMSAWGT; this is encoded by the coding sequence ATGGACTACCGACCTTTCGGCCGCACAGGCCGGCTTATCTCCTCCATTGGGCTTGGGACGGCGCTATTCGGCCGCGAGGTGGATGAGGACACGTCGTTCAGAGTCATGGACTACGCCTTCGAGAAGGGCATCACCTACTTCGACACCGCCCAGGGGTATGAGGGGCCGACCCGTGTAGCGGCCGAGGTGATGCTCGGGCGGTGGCTCAGGAGCAGGGGAGTGCGCGACCGCGTGTTCATTAACACCAAGATCATCGCAGGCGGGGACGCGGCGACCATCGAGCGCATCATGCTCCAGAGCCTGGAACGCATGGGCATCGAGCGCGTGGACTGCGTGAAGATGCACCTGCCGTTCCCGAAGGTGCCGATATCGGAGACGCTCGGTGCGCTTACCTGGCAGGTGAAGGCGGGCCGCGCGTCGTCGATCGGCTGCAGCAACTACAACACGGCCCAGCTCCGCGAGGCGCTGGCGGCGAGCGCGGCAGGCGGGTTCGCGCGGTTCGAGGCGGTGCAGGTGGCCTACAATCTGGCTATCGCTGACCGGCAGGAGCACCTTTCGCGTTTCGAAGCGGAGCAGGAGATGTTCCCCCTGTGCCGCCGGGAGGAAATTGCGATCACGACGTACGCGCCCCTCGGCTCGGGCTTTTTCGCGGGGGCGTACGCCTCCATGGACAGGGGGGCCATCCCCAGGGGCTCGCGCTTCGACCTGTTCAAGGGCCACACGGGCGTCTACTTCACGGAGCAGAACTTCCGTATTCTCGACAGCTTGCGCGAGAAGGCGGAGGCGATGAAGGTCCCAATGGTCCGCCTCGCGATGGCGTGGGTCATGAGCAACCGGAACATCGCGACCGTCATCATAGGCGCGGACAATACCGCGATGATCGACAACGCGTTCGCCGCGCAGCAGATGCGCCTGGCGCCGGCGTTGCGCGCGGAGATGTCCGCGTGGGGAACGTGA
- a CDS encoding ABC transporter ATP-binding protein: MKSVHMRLIGYGWRQRGFLLGAYAAMAAATISGMYIPALLGRAIDTSLVAGTRGELLRLAAFIMLAGAFRGIFGYAQNYLAEAVSQRSAFDIRNDFFRKLQSLSFGFHDRQQTGNLMSKATADVDAVRMFISMGMIRGLSMFMMFGGVAFVMLTTNVRLGLVCLAFVPFIIWRAISMSKRLRGTWTAVQTETGNMTTVLQENLAGVRVVKVFGAQEYANSRFKERAGAVADLAYSASRLFASQGSLITFIFTAATGIILWVGGREIVAGRLSPGDIATFILYMTMLAMPVRMTGFLVNTWSRAGSAGQRIFDVLDAESPVTERPGAKSLDKVSGHVRFDGVSFSYNENASAIKGVDFEAAPGQLVAIMGAPGSGKSTIVQLIPRFYDVTSGRITIDGQDIRDLTLKSLRQNVGIVMQDVFVFGASVKDNIAYGAEGASLEDVIRAAKIAQLHDFIQTQPQGYNTWVGERGVRLSGGQRQRLAIARTLLVDPPVLILDDSTSSVDMGTEFQIQQALAEVIKGRTTFVIAHRLSTVRKADLVLVLDRGEIVERGTHEELLEKGGFYRKIYDMQLTHQDGADAPAAPTAAAGGG; encoded by the coding sequence ATGAAGAGCGTGCACATGCGGCTCATCGGCTATGGATGGCGCCAGCGCGGCTTCTTGCTGGGCGCATATGCGGCCATGGCCGCCGCGACGATCTCCGGGATGTACATCCCTGCGCTCCTGGGCCGGGCTATCGACACTTCCCTGGTGGCCGGCACCCGCGGCGAGCTACTCCGACTGGCGGCGTTCATCATGCTGGCGGGGGCCTTCCGGGGCATCTTCGGATACGCGCAGAACTACCTGGCCGAGGCGGTCTCCCAGCGCAGCGCGTTCGACATCCGCAACGACTTTTTCCGCAAGCTCCAGTCCCTGAGCTTCGGCTTCCACGACAGGCAGCAGACCGGCAACCTCATGTCCAAGGCGACCGCGGACGTGGACGCCGTTCGCATGTTCATCAGCATGGGTATGATCCGCGGGCTATCCATGTTCATGATGTTCGGCGGCGTTGCGTTCGTAATGCTCACGACAAACGTGCGACTCGGCCTCGTGTGCCTCGCATTCGTGCCGTTCATCATCTGGCGGGCGATCAGCATGTCCAAACGCCTGCGCGGCACGTGGACGGCGGTGCAGACGGAGACCGGTAACATGACCACCGTGCTGCAGGAGAACCTCGCCGGCGTGCGCGTGGTGAAGGTTTTCGGCGCGCAGGAATACGCCAACTCCCGTTTCAAGGAGCGCGCCGGGGCGGTCGCTGACCTCGCCTACAGCGCCAGCCGGCTATTTGCCTCACAGGGCTCCCTCATCACTTTCATCTTCACCGCCGCCACCGGCATAATCCTGTGGGTCGGCGGCCGCGAGATTGTGGCCGGCCGCCTCTCCCCGGGAGACATCGCGACATTCATCCTGTACATGACGATGCTCGCCATGCCCGTGCGCATGACGGGCTTCCTTGTAAACACATGGTCGCGCGCGGGCTCTGCCGGCCAGCGCATCTTCGACGTGCTGGATGCCGAGTCGCCGGTGACGGAGCGGCCGGGGGCGAAGTCGCTGGACAAAGTGAGCGGCCACGTTCGCTTCGACGGGGTCTCTTTCAGCTACAACGAGAACGCCTCCGCGATCAAGGGAGTCGACTTTGAGGCCGCGCCTGGCCAGCTTGTGGCGATAATGGGCGCGCCGGGGTCCGGCAAGAGCACGATAGTCCAGCTCATCCCCAGGTTTTATGACGTGACCTCCGGCAGGATCACAATCGACGGCCAGGACATCCGCGACCTGACACTGAAATCGCTGCGGCAAAACGTGGGCATCGTGATGCAGGACGTCTTTGTCTTCGGCGCATCGGTGAAAGACAACATCGCCTACGGTGCTGAGGGCGCGAGCCTTGAGGACGTTATCCGCGCTGCGAAGATCGCGCAGCTGCACGACTTCATCCAGACGCAGCCGCAGGGTTACAACACGTGGGTAGGGGAGCGCGGCGTGCGCCTCTCCGGCGGCCAGCGCCAGCGCCTGGCGATCGCGCGCACGCTGCTCGTGGACCCGCCGGTCCTGATCCTGGACGATTCCACCTCCAGCGTGGATATGGGGACCGAGTTCCAGATACAGCAGGCGCTGGCGGAGGTCATCAAGGGCCGCACCACCTTTGTCATCGCGCACCGCCTGTCCACCGTGCGGAAGGCGGACCTGGTCCTGGTGCTGGACAGGGGCGAGATAGTGGAGCGCGGCACGCACGAGGAGCTTCTGGAAAAGGGTGGGTTTTACCGCAAGATTTACGATATGCAGCTCACGCACCAGGACGGCGCGGACGCCCCCGCCGCCCCCACGGCGGCGGCGGGTGGCGGGTGA